One genomic segment of Hydra vulgaris chromosome 14, alternate assembly HydraT2T_AEP includes these proteins:
- the LOC136090822 gene encoding uncharacterized protein LOC136090822 — translation MACGIVNTQLDYCKSLLSGTYQKNIKKLQRIQNSLSRIVFHSPIHLNSEILLKSLHWLPINQRIIYKISVITYKILLSKSPAYLFELLEVRTSKQKARSLDSCQHTRRQQKTSLGSNSFLYDCTSNLEWFIYEHAKLNLFKNT, via the coding sequence ATGGCATGTGGCATTGTTAACACTCAGCTTGACTATTGTAAGAGTCTTTTATCTGgtacttatcaaaaaaatattaaaaaactccaAAGAATTCAAAATAGCTTATCTCGAATCGTTTTCCATTCTCCTATTCATTTAAATTCAGAAATATTGCTAAAGTCTCTTCATTGGTTACCAATAAATCAAAGAATAATCTATAAGATATCAGTTatcacatataaaattttattatctaaatcTCCTGCATATTTATTTGAACTCCTAGAAGTCCgaacttcaaaacaaaaagcTAGATCATTAGACAGTTGTCAACATACACGTCGTCAACAAAAAACTTCTCTTGGctcaaattcttttttgtatGACTGCACCTCGAATTTGGAATGGTTTATCTATGAACACGCGAAACTCAACctctttaaaaatacttaa